A genomic segment from Clostridium pasteurianum BC1 encodes:
- a CDS encoding DegV family protein gives MERVALITDTTADLPQEIINKYNIQALPFRIIYKDREYRDKIEITSEEVYRGLKKEVPTSSMPSLQDMEDTYSKLEGEGYTHVIGITLSSGLSGIYNGLTLVSKNHPNIKSCICDSKSISLGEGALVEECAKLLEGGRSFEQVVKAIPSIQNRIHLFFVVDTLEYLIKGGRIGKVAGTIGTLLNLKPIISTDKEGNYYTYAKARGKKQALSKVIEIAEQLSKNKKCRALVVDGNGKEDAIKVKESIEKLSNITSVYYCGCISPVSGVHSGPGLVGLVCIEEE, from the coding sequence ATGGAAAGAGTGGCATTAATAACGGATACTACAGCAGATTTACCTCAGGAGATAATTAATAAATATAATATACAGGCTTTACCATTCAGAATAATATACAAGGATAGAGAATATAGAGATAAGATAGAGATTACCTCTGAGGAAGTTTATAGAGGATTGAAAAAGGAAGTGCCAACCTCTTCCATGCCGTCTCTTCAGGATATGGAAGATACTTATAGTAAATTGGAAGGGGAAGGTTATACTCATGTTATAGGCATAACCTTATCTAGTGGACTTTCAGGAATATATAATGGATTGACCCTAGTAAGTAAAAATCATCCAAATATAAAGTCTTGTATTTGTGATTCAAAATCTATATCCTTAGGAGAAGGCGCTTTAGTTGAAGAGTGCGCGAAACTTTTAGAGGGTGGAAGAAGTTTTGAGCAGGTAGTTAAGGCTATTCCATCAATACAAAACAGAATACATCTGTTCTTTGTGGTGGATACCTTAGAATATCTTATTAAAGGTGGGAGAATAGGCAAAGTGGCTGGAACTATTGGAACTCTATTAAATCTAAAACCTATAATATCTACAGATAAGGAGGGTAATTATTATACCTATGCTAAAGCTAGAGGCAAGAAACAAGCTTTAAGTAAAGTTATTGAAATAGCAGAGCAGCTTTCAAAAAATAAGAAGTGTAGAGCCTTAGTAGTTGATGGCAACGGAAAAGAAGATGCAATTAAAGTAAAGGAATCCATAGAAAAGCTTTCTAATATAACATCTGTTTATTATTGTGGATGTATTAGCCCTGTATCTGGTGTTCATAGTGGCCCCGGTCTTGTGGGGCTTGTATGTATTGAAGAAGAGTAA
- the pepV gene encoding dipeptidase PepV translates to MNINDSIDNLKDQLIKAVQEVVRVKSVEEKPQSGMPFGEGPANALETALEIARNLGFKIVNLDNYVGYAEYGESDEYVAALGHLDVVPEGDGWKYPPYSAEIHEGKIYGRGTTDDKGPIISALFALKAIVDAKLPLSKKVRIIFGTNEESGSKELKYYLDREKPPIAGFTPDAEYPIINGEKGITIFDFVKDLNTKPQGDFIIKYIKGGQKANMVPDYCEAGIKADLRSVLIESCEQFSERTGYDLKIEEKEDMVIVKSYGVSAHGSLPQLGKNAIMQLFAFLGELDLGSSDIGKFINFFNRYVGFEVNGESFGVGLSDDVSGKLSFNLGVADINEDKARLTLNVRYPVTKTYEDLMDPLEDRIKDTGIRVENMQHQEPLYFPENHPLIKTLQKVYKEQTGDEPKLLSIGGGTYAKEMPNIVAFGPIFPGKPDLDHQANEYIEIEDLIINAKIYAHTIYELAK, encoded by the coding sequence ATGAATATAAATGATAGTATAGATAACCTTAAAGATCAGCTTATTAAAGCAGTTCAAGAAGTTGTACGAGTAAAGAGTGTAGAAGAAAAACCTCAATCAGGAATGCCTTTTGGAGAAGGTCCGGCAAATGCACTGGAAACTGCTCTTGAAATTGCAAGAAATTTGGGCTTTAAAATAGTTAATTTAGACAATTATGTAGGATATGCGGAATATGGAGAGAGTGATGAATATGTTGCAGCACTTGGTCATCTTGATGTAGTGCCAGAAGGCGATGGATGGAAATACCCTCCTTATTCAGCAGAAATACACGAAGGGAAAATTTATGGAAGAGGAACTACTGATGATAAGGGTCCTATTATTTCTGCATTGTTTGCACTTAAGGCCATAGTAGATGCCAAATTACCTCTTTCCAAAAAAGTAAGAATTATTTTCGGAACTAATGAAGAATCAGGGAGTAAGGAACTTAAATATTATTTGGATAGAGAAAAGCCTCCAATAGCTGGTTTTACACCAGATGCAGAATATCCAATTATAAATGGGGAAAAGGGAATAACTATATTTGACTTTGTTAAGGATTTAAATACAAAGCCACAAGGAGATTTCATTATAAAGTATATTAAAGGTGGGCAAAAGGCAAATATGGTTCCTGATTATTGTGAAGCAGGAATCAAGGCTGATTTAAGGAGTGTTCTAATTGAAAGCTGTGAGCAGTTTTCAGAAAGGACTGGATATGATTTGAAGATAGAGGAAAAAGAGGATATGGTGATAGTAAAATCCTATGGAGTTTCTGCTCATGGAAGTTTACCGCAGCTTGGTAAAAATGCTATTATGCAGCTTTTTGCATTTCTAGGTGAGCTTGATCTTGGAAGTTCAGACATAGGAAAATTTATAAATTTCTTTAATAGATATGTGGGCTTTGAGGTCAATGGTGAATCTTTTGGTGTAGGGCTTTCAGACGATGTGTCAGGTAAACTTTCCTTTAATTTGGGTGTGGCTGACATAAATGAAGATAAGGCTAGATTGACACTAAATGTGAGATATCCTGTTACTAAAACTTATGAAGATTTAATGGATCCATTAGAGGATAGAATAAAGGATACAGGAATAAGAGTTGAAAATATGCAGCATCAAGAGCCTCTATATTTCCCGGAAAATCATCCACTAATTAAAACTCTACAAAAGGTTTACAAAGAGCAGACTGGTGATGAACCTAAGCTATTATCTATTGGAGGAGGGACTTATGCCAAGGAAATGCCTAATATAGTAGCCTTTGGACCTATATTTCCAGGTAAGCCCGATTTAGATCATCAAGCAAATGAGTATATTGAAATTGAAGATTTAATAATCAATGCCAAAATATATGCACATACTATTTATGAGTTAGCTAAATAA
- the safA gene encoding SafA/ExsA family spore coat assembly protein, with protein MKKKILTLSLFFSLMFSTTAFAQDLVYIVKPGDTLWKIAVANQTGLSELIAKNPQIANPNLIYPGNKVNIPNINDTKAAEAEVIRLVNIQRSKNGLQPLTTNWQVGRVARYKSQDMINKHYFSHTSPTYGSPFNMMETFGIKFSAAGENIAMGQRTPAEVVNAWMNSPGHRANILNPSYTQIGVGLAKDSNGTCYWTQMFIKPM; from the coding sequence ATGAAAAAAAAGATTTTAACACTTTCACTATTTTTTTCTCTTATGTTCTCCACAACTGCCTTTGCTCAGGATTTAGTATATATAGTTAAACCCGGAGATACACTTTGGAAAATAGCTGTAGCTAATCAAACAGGTCTCAGTGAACTAATAGCTAAAAATCCACAGATAGCCAATCCAAATTTAATTTACCCTGGTAATAAAGTAAATATACCAAATATAAATGATACAAAGGCAGCAGAAGCAGAAGTTATAAGGCTTGTAAATATTCAAAGAAGTAAAAATGGCCTCCAACCTTTAACTACTAATTGGCAGGTTGGAAGAGTAGCCAGATATAAATCACAAGATATGATTAATAAACATTATTTTTCTCATACTTCCCCTACTTATGGCTCTCCTTTTAATATGATGGAAACTTTTGGAATAAAATTTTCAGCTGCTGGAGAAAACATAGCCATGGGACAGAGAACTCCTGCGGAAGTTGTAAATGCCTGGATGAATTCACCAGGGCATAGAGCAAATATATTAAATCCTTCTTATACTCAAATAGGTGTTGGCCTTGCAAAGGACAGCAATGGAACCTGCTATTGGACTCAAATGTTTATAAAACCTATGTAA